One Rhea pennata isolate bPtePen1 chromosome 3, bPtePen1.pri, whole genome shotgun sequence DNA segment encodes these proteins:
- the LRRN4 gene encoding leucine-rich repeat neuronal protein 4, with product MFLLFLILSLLVGNIASGPVSRAETVASRDITTVFQLAQEDSWENVNLTGMSCEDRKNNTWITLQLTNSSLTAFPACLPEVLETLDLSNNLLKEVNSTEIANLPQLRTLLLRQNHLQAVRWGSEILGSLHSLDLSFNKLSSVPSCHTSSLPNLRWLSLAGNPLIEIQPLAFSCYPRLQFLNLSATLLGQDDSKGISESAFAISTSPHETRNRPENTINMLDLSGTFLEKIQLEWTRDLLSLRSFHLTKMSRLKSLDADFFKSMPHLKELNCQDSHSLGFVRTEMFENAPHLSHLSFQNCNLSSFSPWNISSSDSIIINLHGNPLSCNCELSWLLSKPKKVVLQKASDTFCNTSREDWDSPSTSFSLLELYDKCQSERNITLPDSNTTPSEDIAFSITSYDATTVASTTDSAPTTVVASTTGSASLPKHTFSSFLIQRNVTGTTAANPTEQILSKVNSPSNEEEAVSETMSNPPSFTSVTTSPGFLGELYSQSSGYSFMSKGETEQKEFTTRNTEFPQEGLFKQPTSDYSTRVTGNPDTTNHYIHSFATSTEEGTAQTNVPQLNSTKTNAQLDPVFTRALIHYVDDYDYDDQTTETPVQPMYTSCDYNPCRHLQKPCSELQSASQCLCPGISREDEVPDPPRLRDVSEVTDSSAQIHWCAPNSVVHTYQLMLHAQGNEERQIVLDNIYFTARQYTLYNLLPYTTYHICVNALNKAGSSQTASQEISGNPCTRFKTKPSYKSVFAALSAASGLFLISTIVLSVCLCKACKKPPSEHYGTHLVSYKNPAFDYPLKLQTN from the exons ATGTTTCTGCTCTTCCTCATCCTTTCTCTGCTGGTGGGGAACATAGCATCAGGCCcagtgagcagagcagaaactgTAGCATCCAGGGACATCACCACTGTTTTCCAGCTGGCTCAGGAAGACTCTTGGGAGAACGTTAACCTCACAGGCATGTCCTGCGAGGATCGGAAGAACAACACCTGGATCACCCTGCAGCTGACCAACAGCAGCCTGACAGCTTTCCCTGCCTGTCTGCCAGAGGTCCTGGAGACCTTGGATCTCAGCAACAACCTCTTAAAAGAAGTGAACAGCACAGAGATAGCAAACCTCCCACAGCTGCGCACCCTCTTACTAAGACAGAACCATCTCCAAGCAGTTAGATGGGGATCAGAAATCCTTGGCAGTCTCCATTCCCTGGACTTAAGCTTTAATAAGCTGTCATCTGTGCCGTCATGCCACACCTCTTCCCTGCCTAACTTGAGATGGTTGTCCCTGGCTGGAAATCCACTGATTGAAATTCAGCCACTGGCTTTTTCCTGTTACCCTCGGCTGCAGTTCCTGAACCTCTCAGCAACTCTTCTTGGGCAGGATGACAGCAAAGGAATTAGTGAGTCTGCTTTTGCCATCAGCACATCTCCCCATGAGACCAGGAACAGGCCTGAAAACACCATCAACATGCTTGATCTGAGTGGGACCTTTCTTGAGAAAA TTCAACTAGAGTGGACCAGAGACTTGCTCAGCCTCAGATCATTTCACCTAACAAAGATGTCACGATTAAAAAGCCTCGATGCTGACTTTTTCAAGTCCATGCCTCATCTCAAAGAGCTGAACTGTCAAGACTCCCACTCGCTGGGTTTCGTGAGGACAGAGATGTTTGAGAATGCTCCTCATCTGAGCCATCTCTCATTCCAGAA CTGTAACCTGAGTTCCTTTAGTCCTTGGAATATCAGTTCATCGGATAGCATCATCATCAATTTGCATGGAAATCCCCTGTCATGCAACTGCGagctctcctggctgctctCCAAGCCCAAGAAAGTTGTGCTGCAAAA GGCATCAGACACTTTCTGCAACACATCTCGAGAAGACTGGGACAGCCCTTCAACATCTTTTTCATTGCTAGAGCTCTACGATAAATGCCAATCTGAAAGAAACATCACACTGCCAGATTCAAACACAACCCCTTCTGAAGACATCGCTTTCAGCATCACCAGTTATGATGCCACTACCGTGGCATCAACAACAGACTCTGCTCCCACTACTGTAGTGGCATCAACAACAGGCTCTGCTTCACTACCCAAACACACTTTCAGCAGCTTCCTAATTCAGAGGAATGTAACAGGCACAACTGCAGCAAACCCAACTGAGCAGATCCTCTCAAAGGTCAACAGTCCCTCCAATGAGGAGGAGGCAGTTTCCGAAACCATGAGCAATCCTCCTTCCTTCACGTCAGTAACTACCTCCCCAGGTTTTCTCGGAGAGCTCTATAGTCAGTCCTCAGGTTATAGCTTCATGAGTAAAGgtgaaacagagcagaaagagtTCACAACACGCAACACTGAGTTTCCCCAGGAAGGACTCTTTAAGCAGCCTACTAGCGATTATTCTACTAGAGTAACAGGAAACCCAGATACCACCAACCATTATATTCACTCCTTTGCTACCAGCACTGAGGAAGGTACAGCACAGACAAATGTACCACAGCTGAACTCAACAAAGACCAATGCTCAGTTGGATCCTGTCTTCACCAGAGCACTGATACACTATGTAGATGATTATGACTATGATGATCAGACGACAGAAACCCCAGTGCAACCAATGTACACCTCCTGTGACTACAATCCTTGCAGACACCTTCAAAAGCCATGCAGTGAGCTTCAGAGTGCATCCCAGTGTTTATGTCCTGGCATTTCGAGAGAAGATGAGGTTCCAGATCCACCAAGACTCAGAGATGTGTCCGAAGTTACAGACAGCTCTGCGCAAATACACTGGTGCGCCCCAAATTCAGTTGTTCATACCTACCAATTGATGCTTCATGCCCAAGGCAATGAAGAGAGGCAGATTGTCCTGGACAATATCTATTTTACAGCAAGGCAGTACACACTGTATAATCTATTACCATACACCACTTACCACATTTGCGTGAATGCTTTAAACAAAGCAGGATCAAGTCAGACAGCAAGTCAGGAAATTTCAGGTAATCCATGCAccagatttaaaacaaagccCAGCTACAAGTCTGTCTTTGCTGCTCTGTCTGCAGCAAGTGGACTCTTTCTCATTTCCACTATTGTATTGTCTGTATGTCTGTGTAAGGCATGTAAAAAGCCTCCCAGTGAGCATTATGGTACACACCTAGTCTCTTATAAGAACCCAGCATTTGATTATCCCTTAAAACTGCAAACTAATTAG
- the FERMT1 gene encoding fermitin family homolog 1 isoform X1, with protein sequence MISSNEYGSNSWELLVTVDHQYEEEQKEFILRVSGDLHIGGVMLKLVEQIKITQDWSDYALWWEQKKCWLLKTHWTLDKCGVQADAKLLFTTQHKMLRLRLPNMKTVRLKVSFSSVVFKAVSDICKILNIRRSEELSLLKQSEDALKKRKKKDKNSKEPVIEDILNLCNSPVISGSSASPGLYSKTMTPTYDPVNGTPASSTMTWFSDSPLTEQNCSILAFSHPNCSPETLAEMYQPRTLADKAKLNAGWLDSSRSLMEQGILEDDQLLLRFKYYTFFDLNPKYDAVRINQIYEQARWAILLEEIDCTEEEMLIFAALQYHVSKLSLSSEAQDFICESEVDEVEAALSNLEVTLEGGKASNTLEDITDIPKLADNLRLVRPKKLSLKAFKQYWFVFKDTSVSYFKNKESAQGEPIEKLNLKGCEVVPDVNVAGKKFGIKLLIPVADGMNEVYLRCDNENQYARWMAACILASKGKTMADSSYHPEVHKILSFLKMKNWNVSPQAASDPESMDMKPECFVSLRYTKKYKSKQLAARILEAHQNVAQMSLVEAKLRFIQTWQSLPEFGLSYYIVRFKGSKKDDLLGVSYNRLIRIDAATGDPITTWRFSNMKQWNVNWEIRQVAIEFDQNVSIAFTCLSADCKIIHEYIGGYIFLSTRSKDQNETLDEELFHKLTGGQE encoded by the exons ATGATTTCCTCAAATGAATATGGGTCCAACTCTTGGGAGCTCCTGGTGACAGTTGATCATCAGTATGAAGAGGAGCAAAAGGAATTTATACTACGCGTCTCAGGGGATCTTCATATTGGAGGAGTGATGCTGAAATTAGTAGAACAAATTA AAATTACACAGGATTGGTCAGATTATGCTCTTTGGTGGGAGCAGAAAAAATGCTGGCTTCTGAAAACCCACTGGACACTGGATAAATGTGGGGTGCAGGCAGATGCTAAGCTGCTCTTCACTACTCAGCACAAAATGCTGCGGCTTCGCTTGCCAAACATGAAGACTGTGAGACTGAAAGTCAGCTTCTCTTCGGTAGTATTCAAAGCTGTCAGTGACATCTGCAAAATTCTCA ATATTAGACGGTCAGAAGAACTCTCTTTGTTGAAGCAATCAGAAGACGCactcaaaaagagaaagaaaaaagacaagaataGCAAAGAACCAGTTATAGAAGATATTCTAAACTTGTGCAACTCTCCAGTGATTTCTGGATCATCAG cAAGTCCAGGCTTATATAGTAAAACCATGACACCTACTTACGATCCTGTGAATGGGACACCAGCTTCTTCTACAATGACTTGGTTCAGTGACAGTCCCTTGACTGAGCAGAACTGCAGCATCCTTGCCTTCAGTCATCCCAACTGTTCTCCAGAAACACTAGCAGAGATGTACCAGCCTCGGACTTTAGCTGACAAAGCCAAACTTAATGCAGG ctggctaGATTCATCTCGATCGCTAATGGAACAAGGCATTCTGGAGGATGATCAACTTCTTCTACGCTTTAAATATTACACTTTCTTTGATTTAAATCCAAAA TATGATGCAGTGCGAATAAACCAGATATATGAACAAGCTCGTTGGGCCATCCTGTTGGAAGAAATTGACTGCACAGAGGAAGAGATGCTGATCTTTGCTGCACTACAG TACCATGTAAGCAAATTATCATTGTCATCAGAGGCACAAGATTTCATCTGTGAATCAGAAGTAGATGAAGTAGAAGCTGCACTTTCTAATCTGGAAGTGACACTGGAAGGTGGAAAAGCAAGTAACACTTTG GAGGACATCACAGACATCCCGAAACTTGCTGATAATCTCAGGCTAGTTAG GCCCAAGAAGCTGTCACTGAAAGCCTTCAAGCAatattggtttgtttttaaagacacttcagtatcttattttaaaaacaaggaatCTGCGCAGGGAGAACCTATTGAGAAACTAAACCTAAAAG GATGTGAAGTTGTACCAGATGTAAATGTTGCAGGGAAGAAGTTTGGAATCAAATTATTAATTCCTGTTGCTGATGGCATGAATGAAGTATATTTAAGATGCGATAAT GAGAATCAGTATGCTCGATGGATGGCTGCTTGCATCTTAGCCTCAAAAGGCAAAACGATGGCCGATAGCTCTTATCATCCTGAGGTCCACaagattctttcatttttaaagatgaagaacTGGAATGTCTCCCCTCAGGCTGCCTCTGATCCAGAAAGCATGGACATGAAACCAGAATGCTTCGTCTCACTACgttatacaaaaaaatacaagtcCAAGCAG TTAGCTGCTCGTATTCTGGAAGCCCACCAAAATGTAGCCCAGATGTCCCTAGTGGAGGCCAAGCTGCGTTTTATTCAAACATGGCAGTCCCTCCCTGAGTTTGGCTTATCCTACTACATTGTAAG GTTTAAAGGAAGCAAGAAGGATGATCTGCTCGGTGTGTCTTATAACAGGCTCATACGGATAGATGCAGCCACAGGAGACCCTATCACAACGTGGAGGTTCTCCAACATGAAACAATGGAATGTGAACTGGGAAATACGCCAG GTTGCAATCGAGTTTGATCAGAATGTGTCTATTGCTTTCACATGTCTGAGTGCAGACTGCAAAATCATCCATGAGTATATTGGGGGCTACATCTTCTTATCAACCCGCTCCAAAGACCAAAATGAAACACTGGATGAAGAGCTGTTCCATAAATTAACTGGAGGTCAGGAATGA
- the FERMT1 gene encoding fermitin family homolog 1 isoform X2: protein MISSNEYGSNSWELLVTVDHQYEEEQKEFILRVSGDLHIGGVMLKLVEQINIRRSEELSLLKQSEDALKKRKKKDKNSKEPVIEDILNLCNSPVISGSSASPGLYSKTMTPTYDPVNGTPASSTMTWFSDSPLTEQNCSILAFSHPNCSPETLAEMYQPRTLADKAKLNAGWLDSSRSLMEQGILEDDQLLLRFKYYTFFDLNPKYDAVRINQIYEQARWAILLEEIDCTEEEMLIFAALQYHVSKLSLSSEAQDFICESEVDEVEAALSNLEVTLEGGKASNTLEDITDIPKLADNLRLVRPKKLSLKAFKQYWFVFKDTSVSYFKNKESAQGEPIEKLNLKGCEVVPDVNVAGKKFGIKLLIPVADGMNEVYLRCDNENQYARWMAACILASKGKTMADSSYHPEVHKILSFLKMKNWNVSPQAASDPESMDMKPECFVSLRYTKKYKSKQLAARILEAHQNVAQMSLVEAKLRFIQTWQSLPEFGLSYYIVRFKGSKKDDLLGVSYNRLIRIDAATGDPITTWRFSNMKQWNVNWEIRQVAIEFDQNVSIAFTCLSADCKIIHEYIGGYIFLSTRSKDQNETLDEELFHKLTGGQE from the exons ATGATTTCCTCAAATGAATATGGGTCCAACTCTTGGGAGCTCCTGGTGACAGTTGATCATCAGTATGAAGAGGAGCAAAAGGAATTTATACTACGCGTCTCAGGGGATCTTCATATTGGAGGAGTGATGCTGAAATTAGTAGAACAAATTA ATATTAGACGGTCAGAAGAACTCTCTTTGTTGAAGCAATCAGAAGACGCactcaaaaagagaaagaaaaaagacaagaataGCAAAGAACCAGTTATAGAAGATATTCTAAACTTGTGCAACTCTCCAGTGATTTCTGGATCATCAG cAAGTCCAGGCTTATATAGTAAAACCATGACACCTACTTACGATCCTGTGAATGGGACACCAGCTTCTTCTACAATGACTTGGTTCAGTGACAGTCCCTTGACTGAGCAGAACTGCAGCATCCTTGCCTTCAGTCATCCCAACTGTTCTCCAGAAACACTAGCAGAGATGTACCAGCCTCGGACTTTAGCTGACAAAGCCAAACTTAATGCAGG ctggctaGATTCATCTCGATCGCTAATGGAACAAGGCATTCTGGAGGATGATCAACTTCTTCTACGCTTTAAATATTACACTTTCTTTGATTTAAATCCAAAA TATGATGCAGTGCGAATAAACCAGATATATGAACAAGCTCGTTGGGCCATCCTGTTGGAAGAAATTGACTGCACAGAGGAAGAGATGCTGATCTTTGCTGCACTACAG TACCATGTAAGCAAATTATCATTGTCATCAGAGGCACAAGATTTCATCTGTGAATCAGAAGTAGATGAAGTAGAAGCTGCACTTTCTAATCTGGAAGTGACACTGGAAGGTGGAAAAGCAAGTAACACTTTG GAGGACATCACAGACATCCCGAAACTTGCTGATAATCTCAGGCTAGTTAG GCCCAAGAAGCTGTCACTGAAAGCCTTCAAGCAatattggtttgtttttaaagacacttcagtatcttattttaaaaacaaggaatCTGCGCAGGGAGAACCTATTGAGAAACTAAACCTAAAAG GATGTGAAGTTGTACCAGATGTAAATGTTGCAGGGAAGAAGTTTGGAATCAAATTATTAATTCCTGTTGCTGATGGCATGAATGAAGTATATTTAAGATGCGATAAT GAGAATCAGTATGCTCGATGGATGGCTGCTTGCATCTTAGCCTCAAAAGGCAAAACGATGGCCGATAGCTCTTATCATCCTGAGGTCCACaagattctttcatttttaaagatgaagaacTGGAATGTCTCCCCTCAGGCTGCCTCTGATCCAGAAAGCATGGACATGAAACCAGAATGCTTCGTCTCACTACgttatacaaaaaaatacaagtcCAAGCAG TTAGCTGCTCGTATTCTGGAAGCCCACCAAAATGTAGCCCAGATGTCCCTAGTGGAGGCCAAGCTGCGTTTTATTCAAACATGGCAGTCCCTCCCTGAGTTTGGCTTATCCTACTACATTGTAAG GTTTAAAGGAAGCAAGAAGGATGATCTGCTCGGTGTGTCTTATAACAGGCTCATACGGATAGATGCAGCCACAGGAGACCCTATCACAACGTGGAGGTTCTCCAACATGAAACAATGGAATGTGAACTGGGAAATACGCCAG GTTGCAATCGAGTTTGATCAGAATGTGTCTATTGCTTTCACATGTCTGAGTGCAGACTGCAAAATCATCCATGAGTATATTGGGGGCTACATCTTCTTATCAACCCGCTCCAAAGACCAAAATGAAACACTGGATGAAGAGCTGTTCCATAAATTAACTGGAGGTCAGGAATGA